Proteins from one Cryptomeria japonica chromosome 4, Sugi_1.0, whole genome shotgun sequence genomic window:
- the LOC131033463 gene encoding putative UPF0481 protein At3g02645, with protein MDRSKLKELELDGDESKRREGEWLIQIKQGIQANQTIARPSTVCIFTVPKILVDQKPDAYLPQVVSIGPCFHCIIDFSDMVDQKQRAVQRITKRLHGKTDIYSVVAEIKTMDGQIRGNYQKIINCDSETLAWMMLLDASFLLELLRTLAGKDQSDSSGGTYFEPLFDESRVKSVGFAVLGDIVKLENQIPLLVLNKMLQLEGRSEKEAKAKLFDLLLNAAASFFPFKYLQISRFELDSPFIGREHFLGFLHGLILSFFSGGRSSSLPIVQTRNNLCNHVLPSVSMLSKAGVHIRPYTGDGGMALRFDREASTLYLPIIMISENTETVLRNLMAMEAFLPSELQVVSCYVGLMDSLIYSEQDGTTLRMAGVFYIYVGNDAKVAELWENLCKGMAISSLEPLMAVKKEIIECYRSKWKTGLLEFFVNHFTRRWRTIVSLFAATFIFLFTFVQTLASMYGFYRGS; from the coding sequence ATGGATCGATCAAAGTTGAAAGAATTGGAGTTGGATGGAGATGAGAGCAAAAGGCGAGAGGGCGAATGGCTGATTCAAATAAAACAGGGCATTCAAGCCAACCAAACCATTGCCCGCCCTTCAACCGTCTGTATCTTCACCGTCCCCAAAATCCTCGTGGACCAGAAGCCCGATGCTTATCTTCCTCAGGTGGTCTCCATTGGGCCCTGCTTCCATTGCATTATAGATTTCTCCGACATGGTCGACCAGAAGCAGCGCGCTGTTCAAAGAATCACCAAGCGCCTCCATGGAAAAACAGACATTTATTCCGTGGTCGCAGAGATTAAGACAATGGACGGCCAAATCAGAGGTAACTACCAGAAAATCATCAACTGCGACTCTGAAACTCTAGCGTGGATGATGCTTTTAGACGCTTCCTTTCTTTTAGAGCTTCTCAGGACTCTCGCAGGCAAAGATCAATCCGATTCTTCTGGCGGTACATATTTCGAACCTCTTTTCGACGAGAGTAGAGTTAAGTCGGTCGGATTCGCAGTACTGGGGGACATCGTGAAGTTGGAAAATCAAATTCCCCTGCTTGTCCTGAACAAGATGTTACAACTGGAGGGCAGATCTGAAAAAGAAGCGAAGGCCAAGCTGTTCGACTTGCTCTTAAACGCCGCTGCTTCGTTTTTCCCGTTCAAATACCTGCAGATTTCACGATTTGAACTCGATTCCCCCTTCATTGGTCGGGAACATTTCTTGGGTTTCTTGCATGGTTTAATCCTCTCTTTCTTTTCCGGAGGCCGGAGTTCATCTCTGCCTATTGTACAGACCCGGAATAATCTCTGTAATCACGTTTTGCCCTCCGTATCGATGTTAAGCAAAGCAGGAGTACACATTCGCCCCTACACGGGAGACGGTGGCATGGCTCTGAGATTTGATAGGGAAGCCTCTACTCTGTACCTTCCCATCATAATGATATCTGAAAATACTGAAACTGTTTTGAGAAATCTGATGGCCATGGAGGCGTTTCTTCCGTCGGAGTTGCAGGTTGTGTCTTGCTATGTGGGTTTGATGGATAGTTTGATATACTCGGAGCAAGACGGGACTACACTGAGGATGGCAGGGGTGTTTTATATCTACGTGGGAAATGATGCAAAGGTGGCTGAGTTGTGGGAGAATCTGTGTAAGGGAATGGCCATATCTTCTCTTGAACCGCTCATGGCTGTGAAGAAAGAGATAATTGAGTGTTACAGGAGCAAATGGAAGACGGGATTACTCGAGTTTTTTGTCAACCATTTTACAAGGCGCTGGCGTACCATAGTATCTTTGTTCGCTGCAACTTTTATTTTTCTCTTCACGTTTGTTCAAACCCTCGCGTCCATGTATGGCTTCTACAGGGGTTCGTGA